One Sphaerisporangium krabiense DNA segment encodes these proteins:
- a CDS encoding SDR family oxidoreductase, whose protein sequence is MRFLFVGGSGFLGSELTRRLPAAGHEVAATYLTRSREAPGVGWLRLDVRGREDVDTLVRAFRPEVVINAAYRQADWATTANGAVNVALAAAAADARLVHVSSDAVFSGAAIHYDETCDPDPITPYGAAKAAAETAISAIAPTAVIARTSLIVGDGDSSHEAFVHALATGRASGMLFTDEVRCPVHVTDLAAALLELAASDHHGVHHVAGADAVTRYELGSLIARRDGLDPDRLPSGRRADSGTPRPLDVRLDCATTQRRLGTRLRGAHEFLKPPAPSIAR, encoded by the coding sequence ATGAGGTTCCTTTTCGTCGGTGGTAGCGGTTTTCTCGGCAGCGAATTGACTCGGCGGTTGCCGGCGGCCGGGCATGAGGTGGCCGCGACGTACCTGACCAGGTCGAGAGAGGCCCCGGGGGTCGGGTGGCTGCGGCTCGATGTGCGCGGACGAGAAGACGTCGACACGTTGGTCCGCGCATTTCGCCCAGAAGTGGTCATCAACGCCGCGTACCGGCAGGCAGATTGGGCGACCACCGCGAATGGCGCCGTGAACGTGGCCCTCGCCGCCGCCGCGGCGGACGCGCGTCTGGTTCATGTGTCCAGCGACGCGGTCTTTTCCGGCGCCGCCATTCACTACGACGAGACGTGCGACCCTGACCCGATCACCCCGTATGGTGCGGCCAAAGCCGCCGCCGAGACAGCGATCAGCGCGATCGCGCCGACCGCGGTCATCGCCCGGACATCCCTGATCGTCGGTGACGGCGATTCTTCGCACGAGGCGTTCGTGCATGCACTGGCGACCGGCAGGGCGAGTGGAATGCTGTTCACGGATGAGGTGCGATGTCCGGTCCATGTCACCGATCTCGCCGCGGCGCTCCTCGAACTCGCCGCATCCGACCATCATGGCGTTCACCATGTCGCCGGAGCCGACGCGGTGACCCGCTACGAACTGGGATCCCTCATCGCCCGACGTGACGGACTCGACCCGGACCGGCTGCCTTCAGGGCGGCGGGCGGACAGCGGCACGCCCCGCCCCTTGGACGTCCGCTTGGACTGCGCCACGACCCAACGGCGACTCGGTACCAGGCTGCGGGGCGCGCACGAGTTCCTGAAACCACCGGCACCATCTATCGCGAGGTAA
- a CDS encoding M4 family metallopeptidase: MRRRALIAAAAGLTVVTSAAPATFAASSAVKPPPGAAARPLSADPLDLATRAADQAVAGQLDDLRKGADEVWHRTRIIPGAGGLYYAAYDRTYKGLPVIGGAAVVVVDSAGRVRETIATSGPTTGVPTTATVPARDALATARTRLDRVDDTAAPHLVVLAHASKARLAWEATVAGIAGGRPSIQHVYVDARTREIAGSYDAVRAGTGNGYYNGQVTIQTAGSGSSYSMTDTTRPGIRCGGQTGAAYTGTDDIWGNGLGTNLETACVDVLYGVQRMWDMLRDWLGFNGINGSGGGYPARVGLNDVNAYWNGSYVNFGHTQDNQRQVTSMDFVAHEYSHVITGYYPPNPYPEAEALDEGAGDIFGALTEHYANNPADPPDYLVGEETNLVGQGPVRYMYDPSRAGNLNCYATGVYDLYKLAGPLTHWFYLLAEGSTPGGGKPSSPTCPRGPSWVTGIGIQKAGKIFMGALQRRPANWTYAIARVASLSSAIALYGANSQECVSTRDAWNAVGVPVQSEPQCTFIAPDFSLWATPNSGYIPPGGSVSTMVATRTIVGAPQTVALTASGLPSGATATFTPASVTSGGSVSLTITTSASTPEGSYTVVIKGTGSTAAHTAVYTLRVATAVEQRTFRNDADYPIPDNATITSPVTSTATGNAVSPVQVDVTIDHPCAEDLQIRLRGPDGVYYTLATSGTSTCTSFGTRRYTAPVTQQAAGTWVLEVTDNYRKDTGRLDAWSVIV, translated from the coding sequence ATGAGGCGTAGAGCCTTGATCGCGGCAGCCGCCGGCCTGACCGTCGTGACATCGGCGGCACCGGCGACGTTCGCCGCGTCCTCGGCGGTGAAGCCCCCGCCCGGCGCGGCCGCCCGGCCCCTGTCCGCCGACCCGCTCGACCTCGCCACGCGGGCGGCGGACCAGGCCGTCGCCGGTCAGTTGGACGACCTGCGCAAGGGCGCCGACGAGGTCTGGCATCGCACCAGGATCATCCCCGGCGCGGGCGGCCTCTACTACGCCGCCTACGACCGGACCTACAAGGGGCTGCCCGTGATCGGCGGCGCCGCGGTCGTGGTCGTGGACTCGGCCGGACGCGTCCGCGAGACCATCGCGACCTCCGGCCCCACCACCGGCGTGCCCACCACGGCGACGGTGCCCGCCCGCGACGCCCTGGCCACCGCCAGGACGCGCCTGGACCGCGTGGACGACACCGCCGCCCCGCACCTGGTCGTACTGGCCCACGCCTCCAAGGCCCGGCTCGCCTGGGAGGCCACGGTGGCGGGCATCGCCGGCGGCCGGCCCAGCATCCAGCACGTGTACGTGGACGCCCGCACCCGCGAGATCGCCGGATCCTACGACGCCGTCCGCGCCGGCACCGGCAACGGCTACTACAACGGCCAGGTCACCATCCAGACGGCCGGCTCCGGCAGTTCGTACTCGATGACCGACACCACCCGTCCCGGCATCAGATGCGGCGGCCAGACCGGCGCGGCCTACACCGGCACCGACGACATCTGGGGCAACGGCCTCGGCACCAACCTCGAGACCGCCTGCGTGGACGTCCTGTACGGGGTGCAGCGCATGTGGGACATGCTGCGTGACTGGCTGGGCTTCAACGGCATCAACGGCTCCGGAGGCGGCTACCCCGCGCGCGTCGGGCTGAACGACGTGAACGCGTACTGGAACGGCAGCTACGTCAACTTCGGCCACACCCAGGACAACCAGCGTCAGGTCACGTCGATGGACTTCGTGGCGCACGAGTACAGCCACGTCATCACCGGCTACTACCCTCCGAACCCGTATCCGGAGGCGGAGGCACTCGACGAGGGGGCCGGTGACATCTTCGGAGCCCTGACCGAGCACTACGCCAACAACCCCGCGGACCCGCCGGACTACCTGGTCGGCGAGGAGACCAACCTCGTCGGACAGGGGCCGGTCCGTTACATGTACGACCCCTCGCGGGCAGGGAATCTGAACTGCTACGCGACAGGTGTCTACGACCTCTACAAGTTGGCCGGTCCGCTGACCCACTGGTTCTACCTGCTGGCCGAGGGCTCGACCCCCGGCGGCGGCAAGCCGTCCAGCCCGACCTGCCCCCGTGGCCCCTCCTGGGTCACGGGCATCGGCATCCAGAAGGCCGGCAAGATCTTCATGGGCGCGCTCCAGCGCAGGCCCGCCAACTGGACCTACGCCATCGCCCGCGTCGCGTCCCTGTCCTCGGCCATCGCGCTGTACGGGGCCAACAGCCAAGAATGCGTTTCCACCAGGGACGCGTGGAACGCCGTCGGCGTCCCGGTCCAGTCAGAGCCCCAATGCACCTTCATAGCGCCCGACTTCTCGCTGTGGGCGACCCCGAACTCCGGGTACATCCCCCCGGGTGGCTCGGTCTCCACCATGGTCGCCACGCGGACGATCGTGGGCGCCCCGCAGACGGTCGCCCTGACCGCGTCGGGCCTGCCGAGCGGCGCGACCGCGACGTTCACCCCCGCGTCCGTCACCTCGGGCGGTTCGGTGTCGCTGACCATCACCACCTCGGCGAGCACTCCCGAGGGCTCCTACACCGTAGTGATCAAGGGTACGGGCTCCACCGCCGCCCACACGGCGGTCTACACATTGCGCGTGGCGACGGCCGTCGAACAGCGGACGTTCCGCAACGACGCCGACTACCCGATCCCCGACAACGCGACGATCACCAGCCCGGTCACCTCGACCGCCACCGGAAACGCCGTCTCCCCGGTCCAGGTCGACGTCACCATCGACCATCCCTGCGCGGAGGACCTGCAGATCCGCCTGCGCGGACCGGACGGCGTCTACTACACGCTGGCGACCAGCGGTACCAGCACCTGCACGTCCTTCGGCACCCGCAGGTACACGGCCCCGGTCACCCAGCAGGCGGCCGGCACCTGGGTCTTGGAGGTGACCGACAACTACCGCAAGGACACCGGCCGCCTGGACGCGTGGAGCGTCATCGTCTGA
- a CDS encoding catalase, translated as MTKTGRPTSHGDGHLTMTDRQGHPIYDNTNLRTVGDRGPATLENYSYLERVGHFTRERIPERVVHARGFTAFGHFESYGTWGEEPISRYTRAKLFQERGKRTEVAVRLSLVIGGRESEETARDVRGFAVKFYTEDGNWDLVGNNLAVFFIRDPAKFVDVVHAFKPDPVTFHQDPNRAFDLLSLTPESMHLLVNLFSPRGLPSDLRHMQGFGVNTYKWVNDQGDTFLVKYHWIPKLGVRSMTAQDAARIQATELSHASKDLQAAIENGEFPEWEMRVQVMSDDEHPELDFDPLDATKAWPEEIFPPKPVGRLVLDQNAQDYFTESEQIAFGAGVIVDGLELSEDKMLTGRTFAYGDTQRYRIGPNYQQVPVNRPKNQIHTNQRDSQALLRQDPGGPNPHVNYSPSVLGGLTPAPPPPHDTRGPEYHGRLTGTPITRTNDYKQAGQRFRLMEQWERDDLVNNLTVALSACDRPIRERMIWHLLMVEDELGLRVGEGIGVSVADVSTLEPLPGQVLTEEDRVRLANLGDNGPRDVAGLRMTHCVPNERAEVPG; from the coding sequence ATGACCAAGACCGGGAGACCCACCAGCCACGGCGACGGCCACCTGACGATGACCGACCGTCAAGGCCACCCCATATACGACAACACGAACCTGCGTACGGTGGGCGATCGCGGGCCCGCGACGCTGGAGAACTACAGCTACCTGGAACGCGTCGGCCATTTCACGCGCGAACGCATCCCCGAACGGGTCGTTCACGCACGCGGATTCACCGCGTTCGGCCACTTCGAGTCCTACGGCACCTGGGGCGAGGAGCCGATCTCCCGCTACACCCGCGCCAAACTGTTCCAGGAGCGGGGCAAGCGCACCGAGGTGGCGGTGCGTCTGTCGCTGGTCATCGGCGGACGTGAGTCCGAGGAGACGGCCCGCGACGTTCGCGGCTTCGCCGTGAAGTTCTACACCGAGGACGGCAACTGGGACCTGGTCGGCAACAATCTGGCGGTGTTCTTCATCCGTGACCCGGCCAAGTTCGTCGACGTGGTGCACGCCTTCAAGCCCGACCCCGTGACGTTCCACCAGGACCCCAACCGGGCCTTCGACCTGCTGTCGCTGACACCCGAGAGCATGCACCTGCTGGTCAACCTGTTCAGCCCGCGGGGCCTGCCGTCCGACCTTCGCCACATGCAGGGGTTCGGCGTCAACACCTACAAGTGGGTCAACGACCAGGGCGACACATTCCTGGTCAAGTACCACTGGATTCCCAAGCTGGGCGTGCGCAGCATGACCGCGCAGGACGCCGCCAGGATCCAGGCCACTGAGCTAAGCCACGCCTCCAAGGATCTGCAGGCCGCGATCGAGAACGGTGAATTCCCCGAGTGGGAGATGCGGGTGCAGGTGATGAGCGACGACGAGCACCCGGAACTCGATTTCGACCCGCTCGACGCGACCAAGGCGTGGCCGGAGGAGATCTTCCCCCCGAAACCGGTCGGACGCCTGGTGCTCGACCAGAACGCCCAGGACTACTTCACGGAATCCGAGCAGATCGCGTTCGGCGCCGGCGTGATCGTGGACGGGCTCGAACTGTCAGAGGACAAGATGCTGACGGGTCGCACGTTCGCCTACGGCGACACGCAGCGTTACCGCATCGGCCCCAACTACCAGCAGGTTCCGGTCAACAGGCCGAAGAACCAGATACACACCAACCAGCGTGACTCTCAGGCGCTGTTGCGCCAGGATCCCGGCGGTCCGAACCCGCATGTCAACTACTCGCCCTCCGTCCTCGGAGGGCTGACCCCCGCGCCGCCTCCGCCGCACGACACGCGCGGACCGGAGTACCACGGCCGCCTGACCGGGACGCCTATCACGCGTACGAACGACTACAAGCAGGCCGGGCAGCGGTTCCGCCTGATGGAGCAGTGGGAGCGCGACGACCTCGTGAACAACCTGACCGTCGCGCTGTCGGCGTGCGACCGGCCGATCCGGGAACGCATGATCTGGCACCTGCTGATGGTCGAGGACGAGCTGGGACTGCGCGTCGGTGAGGGAATCGGCGTCTCCGTGGCGGACGTCTCCACCCTGGAGCCGTTGCCGGGCCAGGTGCTCACAGAGGAGGACCGAGTCCGGCTGGCCAATCTGGGCGACAACGGGCCGCGCGACGTGGCCGGACTCCGGATGACCCACTGTGTCCCCAACGAGCGGGCCGAGGTCCCCGGCTGA
- a CDS encoding MFS transporter, with product MSIGRSASDASGYRWIVLGIATFAQAASGFFMQGIGAIGIYLQRDLRLSTAQLGLLLSAAQFVPLVGLLVAGVLLDRYSERWVVGVGACVVAAGLSMGSMAPGYASLLVVLLVVGAGYSSAQPGGSKSVASWFGPSRRGFAMGIRQAGLPLGGALAAAVLPLLAETYGWRATLLAGGLVALLGAVVFMACYRTPPTRPADHGVASGSAGAPPGLTRRGGGVGDSVRSQFGGRVRMLREPAMAKIMLSGTSLISVQSGVLVLTVLHLHDTTSLSAGAAALVLLAAQGAGVAGRVCLAAWSDRGRSGRYAIVMTCMVAVIAGMAALMTPAGRTPATAIALFIWLGFFGYGWYGPWVAYVAESAPADKTGFALGLAMAVNQVAVILAPPTLGLLRDLTHSFTPAWGLPCLLTAIALTATARGRHREP from the coding sequence ATGAGCATCGGCCGCTCGGCATCCGACGCCTCCGGATATCGGTGGATCGTTCTGGGGATCGCCACCTTCGCCCAGGCGGCCTCCGGATTCTTCATGCAAGGCATCGGCGCGATCGGCATCTATCTGCAACGCGACCTGCGCCTCAGCACGGCCCAACTGGGCCTCCTCCTGTCAGCCGCGCAGTTCGTTCCGTTGGTCGGGTTGCTGGTGGCCGGGGTGTTGCTCGACCGGTACAGCGAACGTTGGGTCGTCGGGGTCGGGGCGTGCGTGGTGGCCGCGGGGTTGAGCATGGGGAGCATGGCGCCGGGGTACGCGTCCCTGCTTGTCGTCCTGCTGGTGGTCGGCGCCGGATACAGCAGCGCGCAGCCCGGCGGGAGCAAGTCGGTGGCGTCCTGGTTCGGCCCGTCCCGGCGAGGGTTCGCGATGGGCATCCGCCAAGCGGGCCTGCCGCTGGGCGGCGCACTCGCGGCGGCTGTGCTGCCGTTGCTCGCCGAGACGTACGGTTGGCGAGCGACACTCCTGGCCGGCGGCCTCGTCGCGCTGCTCGGCGCCGTCGTCTTCATGGCTTGCTACCGCACACCACCCACCCGGCCCGCCGACCATGGGGTCGCGAGCGGGTCGGCCGGCGCGCCGCCCGGACTGACACGTCGCGGCGGTGGGGTGGGGGACTCGGTCAGGTCGCAGTTCGGGGGACGGGTACGGATGCTGCGCGAGCCGGCCATGGCGAAGATCATGCTGTCCGGGACGAGTCTGATCTCGGTGCAGAGTGGCGTACTCGTGCTCACCGTGCTGCACCTTCACGACACCACGTCCCTCTCGGCCGGCGCGGCGGCCCTTGTCCTGTTGGCGGCCCAGGGCGCGGGGGTCGCCGGCCGCGTCTGCCTGGCGGCCTGGAGCGACCGTGGCAGGTCGGGACGGTACGCCATCGTCATGACCTGCATGGTCGCCGTGATCGCCGGGATGGCCGCCCTGATGACACCCGCGGGGCGGACGCCCGCGACGGCCATCGCTCTCTTCATATGGCTCGGGTTCTTCGGGTACGGCTGGTACGGCCCGTGGGTGGCCTACGTGGCCGAATCGGCCCCCGCGGACAAGACAGGCTTCGCCCTCGGCCTGGCCATGGCCGTCAACCAAGTGGCCGTGATCCTGGCCCCACCCACCCTCGGCCTCCTCAGAGACCTCACTCACAGCTTCACCCCGGCCTGGGGCCTCCCCTGCCTGCTGACCGCCATCGCCTTGACCGCCACGGCACGAGGACGACACCGCGAACCCTGA
- a CDS encoding permease-like cell division protein FtsX has protein sequence MGPEEVLESPGTRWSPVVPVVVVLLLVALGAGVWFVRRPPAGPLPPPDAPWPASGTATVYLCKENSALNTCGEDEATSAQRLAIERTLRGLPEVSAVRLKSRAEALEDFKASGMSDRLPWEVRETDMPESFAVNLTATGDFSRKVENMPGVSNIYVNGTNFWAGKTNVAVWLCPEKPVVKESRCVGRGAASASERTAVYQALSALDGVGPIYLEDRGHAAKNVMWVMETHPPGTTKPLPYIPETFHLLLDAPDAVARVERAVGHLPGVYDVGKETSH, from the coding sequence ATGGGTCCGGAAGAGGTGCTGGAGAGCCCAGGTACGCGGTGGAGCCCGGTGGTGCCGGTCGTCGTGGTGCTGCTGCTCGTCGCGCTCGGCGCGGGGGTGTGGTTCGTACGGCGTCCACCGGCCGGGCCGCTGCCACCCCCTGATGCCCCGTGGCCGGCGTCGGGAACGGCGACGGTGTACCTGTGCAAGGAGAACAGCGCGCTGAACACCTGCGGCGAGGATGAGGCCACATCCGCGCAGCGGCTGGCGATCGAGCGCACCTTGCGGGGCCTGCCCGAGGTGTCCGCCGTACGGCTCAAGTCGCGCGCGGAGGCGCTCGAGGACTTCAAGGCCTCGGGTATGAGCGACCGGCTTCCCTGGGAGGTGCGCGAAACGGATATGCCGGAATCCTTCGCGGTGAATCTGACCGCGACGGGCGACTTCTCGCGGAAGGTCGAGAACATGCCCGGGGTCTCGAACATCTACGTGAACGGGACGAACTTCTGGGCCGGCAAGACCAACGTGGCCGTCTGGCTCTGCCCGGAGAAGCCAGTGGTCAAGGAGTCACGGTGCGTCGGGCGCGGCGCGGCGAGCGCGTCCGAGCGGACCGCCGTCTACCAGGCCCTCAGCGCCCTGGACGGCGTCGGCCCGATCTACCTGGAAGATCGTGGGCACGCCGCGAAGAACGTCATGTGGGTGATGGAGACCCACCCGCCAGGCACCACGAAACCCCTCCCCTACATCCCCGAGACGTTCCACCTGCTCCTCGACGCTCCCGACGCGGTCGCCCGCGTGGAGCGGGCGGTAGGCCATCTCCCCGGCGTCTACGACGTCGGGAAAGAGACTTCCCACTAG
- a CDS encoding M4 family metallopeptidase: protein MTPPTKTKVLPALAVSTAVIAATLTAPATAATAAAGARPAAPATQAATVPPANGHGYYNGHVTIDTSHYGDLYTMKDPLRPGLACGGPDGRPFTKSTDDWGDGTLTSLETACVDVLYAAQKEWDMLRYWLGRNGINGQGLGYPARVGVVDGYPRWSGSYLAVGPRQPGYPHYGTLDMVAHEYGHAIFETTPGGTGSGNETGGLAESAGDIFGALTEAFAANPNDPPDYTVGEKLDLTGNGRPLRYMYNPSLNGDPNCFSAAIPGSEVHQAAGPQNHWFYLLAEGTNPGGGKPDSPVCAGPRTLQGIGLQKAGKIFMGALLRKTTGWKYANSRAASVAAAIALYGRGLECEAVKAAWTAVNVPAGANEPLCGIVIDRPDFSLSLTPSSGSLLPGQVVASTVDTRTDTGVPQTVTLTAWGLPAGTTASFSPSAVTSGGRSTLTISSSATTPPGTRTVTVTGSGDAPGNPTHSTTYTLTIRALPTPTP, encoded by the coding sequence GTGACACCCCCCACGAAGACGAAGGTCTTACCCGCGCTGGCCGTGAGCACCGCCGTGATCGCCGCCACGCTGACGGCACCGGCGACCGCCGCGACCGCCGCGGCCGGCGCCCGACCGGCCGCGCCCGCCACGCAGGCCGCCACCGTCCCCCCGGCCAACGGCCATGGCTACTACAACGGCCACGTCACCATCGACACCAGCCACTACGGCGACCTCTACACCATGAAAGACCCGCTGCGGCCCGGCCTCGCGTGCGGCGGGCCGGACGGCAGGCCGTTCACCAAGAGCACCGACGACTGGGGCGACGGCACGCTCACCAGCCTGGAGACCGCCTGCGTCGACGTCCTGTACGCGGCGCAGAAGGAATGGGACATGCTGCGCTACTGGCTGGGCCGCAACGGCATCAACGGCCAGGGCCTCGGCTACCCGGCGCGCGTCGGCGTGGTGGACGGGTACCCGCGCTGGAGCGGCTCGTACCTGGCCGTCGGCCCCAGGCAGCCCGGATACCCCCATTACGGCACGCTCGACATGGTGGCCCACGAGTACGGCCACGCCATCTTCGAGACCACCCCGGGCGGCACGGGCTCCGGCAACGAGACCGGCGGCCTCGCCGAGTCCGCCGGCGACATCTTCGGCGCGCTGACCGAGGCCTTCGCCGCCAACCCGAACGACCCGCCGGACTACACGGTCGGAGAGAAGCTGGACCTCACCGGCAACGGCCGTCCGCTGCGGTACATGTACAACCCCTCCCTGAACGGCGACCCCAACTGCTTCTCGGCCGCCATCCCGGGTAGCGAGGTGCACCAGGCGGCCGGCCCGCAGAACCACTGGTTCTACCTGCTCGCCGAGGGCACCAACCCCGGCGGCGGGAAGCCGGACAGCCCGGTGTGCGCGGGCCCGCGCACGCTGCAGGGCATCGGCCTCCAGAAGGCCGGCAAGATCTTCATGGGCGCGCTGCTGCGCAAGACGACCGGCTGGAAGTACGCCAACTCCCGGGCCGCCTCCGTCGCCGCCGCCATCGCGCTGTACGGCCGCGGCCTCGAATGCGAGGCCGTGAAGGCCGCGTGGACCGCCGTCAACGTCCCCGCGGGCGCCAACGAGCCACTCTGCGGAATCGTCATCGACCGGCCGGACTTCTCGCTCTCGCTCACCCCGAGCTCCGGCAGCCTGCTGCCGGGGCAGGTCGTCGCCTCCACCGTGGACACGCGGACCGACACAGGAGTCCCGCAGACCGTCACCTTGACGGCCTGGGGCCTGCCGGCGGGAACCACCGCGAGTTTCAGCCCCTCCGCGGTCACCTCCGGCGGCCGGTCGACGCTGACCATCTCGTCCTCGGCCACCACCCCGCCGGGAACCCGCACCGTAACCGTCACCGGCTCAGGCGACGCCCCCGGCAACCCCACCCACTCGACCACCTACACCCTCACCATCCGGGCCCTCCCGACCCCCACCCCCTGA
- a CDS encoding helix-turn-helix domain-containing protein, whose product MTRRRGMAGGTWRDVGGDRMDDAHEDIGRRVHRLRTARGLTQRDLAEPNYTAGYVSSVESGRRTPSGDALRHFAARLGVSEDELALGRPVDPAIELEFALVEAMATGTGLAAVAEHAATLGDTRRQAWALLASGEAGHLDTAARLLAGEPLPDRIPLILARADRATTEYAIHLLEEAREELSAAGHLDPDARYAVHSGLAARYLQAGADDRAAEAADEALALAGPGDPVTVGAGHLATARALLAARRVTDTAVALGQARSAYRRAALLPALAACFRARGRRLKTTGDLTSAAADLTRARQLYGDAEEALDVSVDLAEVHRRQGHHAAARALLLASLTDHPLPQTAPPADPAGAPPLYVVRAYRELGLVALDEGDEAEAETRLRDAVTLAARRNARHELARAVDTLGTLLTTQNRMSDATEALRTGLLHLERILHAE is encoded by the coding sequence ATGACACGACGGCGCGGCATGGCCGGCGGCACGTGGCGAGATGTGGGGGGCGACCGGATGGACGACGCGCACGAGGACATCGGCAGGCGCGTCCACCGGCTCCGGACCGCCCGCGGCCTCACCCAGCGCGACCTGGCCGAGCCGAACTACACCGCCGGATACGTCTCGTCCGTCGAAAGCGGCCGCCGCACACCGTCGGGCGACGCGCTGCGGCACTTCGCGGCACGGCTCGGGGTCAGCGAGGACGAACTGGCCCTCGGCCGGCCGGTGGACCCGGCCATCGAGCTGGAGTTCGCCCTGGTCGAAGCCATGGCGACCGGCACCGGCCTCGCCGCGGTCGCCGAGCACGCCGCCACCCTCGGCGACACCCGCCGCCAGGCGTGGGCCCTCCTCGCCTCCGGCGAGGCCGGGCATCTGGACACCGCGGCGCGGCTCCTCGCCGGGGAGCCGCTCCCCGATCGCATCCCGCTCATCCTGGCCCGCGCGGACCGCGCCACCACCGAGTACGCCATCCACCTGCTGGAGGAGGCCCGCGAGGAACTGAGCGCGGCCGGCCACCTGGACCCCGACGCCCGCTACGCCGTGCACAGCGGCCTGGCCGCCAGATACCTCCAGGCCGGGGCGGACGACCGTGCCGCCGAAGCCGCCGACGAGGCCCTCGCGCTGGCCGGCCCGGGCGACCCCGTGACCGTCGGCGCGGGCCACCTCGCCACCGCGCGGGCCCTGCTGGCAGCCCGCCGCGTCACGGACACCGCCGTCGCGCTCGGCCAGGCACGGTCGGCGTACCGTCGGGCGGCGCTGCTCCCGGCGCTGGCGGCCTGCTTCCGCGCCCGGGGCCGCCGCCTCAAGACGACCGGCGACCTGACCTCCGCCGCCGCCGACCTCACCCGCGCCCGCCAGTTGTACGGCGACGCCGAGGAAGCACTCGACGTGAGCGTGGACCTGGCCGAGGTCCACCGCCGCCAGGGCCACCACGCCGCCGCCCGCGCCCTGCTCCTCGCGTCCCTCACCGACCACCCCCTCCCCCAGACCGCCCCGCCTGCCGATCCGGCCGGCGCGCCGCCGCTGTACGTCGTCCGCGCTTACCGGGAACTGGGCCTCGTAGCGCTCGACGAGGGTGACGAGGCCGAGGCCGAAACCCGCCTCCGAGACGCCGTGACCCTGGCCGCACGCCGCAACGCCCGCCACGAACTCGCCCGAGCCGTCGACACCCTCGGCACCCTCCTCACCACCCAGAACCGCATGTCCGACGCCACCGAAGCCCTGAGAACCGGCCTCCTCCACCTGGAACGCATCCTCCACGCGGAGTGA